The genomic region CCCCCTCGCGTCCTACGCGCTCCGCTACGCCCGTGAGGGCCTGCAGAGTCGCCTGATCACGAACAAGCCCCTCTTCCTGACCGTGTTCGTCACCGCGCGCTGCGGGCTGAACTGTGGGCACTGCTTCTACCGCGAGGAGCTCCTCAACGGGGACATCAAGGACGAGCTCACCCTCGCGGAGTTCGACCGCATGACCTCGCGGCTCCCGCACTTCCCGAAGCTCATCCTCACGGGCGGGGAGCCGTTCCTTCGGCCGGACCTGCCGGAGATCACGGAGCTGTTCTACGAGAACCGCTCACGCGCCCGGCAGATCACGATCCCGACCGCGGGCGCGCACACCGACCGCATCGTGGGGCTGGTCGAGCGGGTGCTGCCGTCGCGGCCCGACCTCATCCTCGAGCTGCAACTCTCCATCGACGGCGTGGGCGAGCAGCACGACGCGATCCGCGGCAAGGGCGCCTTCGAGCGCCTCATGCGCACCTACCACGCGCTCCGGCCCATCCAGGACGCGAACGCCGGCCTGCGCCTGCGCTTCAACTACACCTTCTCGCGCCGCACCCAGGACCACTTCCGCCAGACCTGGGAGTACGTCACGCAGGAGCTGCGCAACCCCTACTTCGACATGGTGCTCGTCCGGCGCACGACGGTGGACGACACGTTCTGGGGCGAGGTGGACCTCGCGAAGTACCGCGAGGCGACGGAGCTGCTCCAGGCGCAGGAGCTGGCCCGCGCGGGCGACGACACCTTCCGGCAGCTGCTCGCGCAGCGGGTGCGCGTGGAGCGTGAGATCATCGCGGAGCACCACGCTGGGCGCAGGGTGATGTCCGGGTGCCAGGCGGGGACGTTGACGGCGATCGTCTCGGAGAAGGGCGACGTGCGCCCCTGCGAGATCCTCGACACCACCTTCGGCAACCTGCGCGACGTGGACTTCGACTTCGAGGGCCTGTGGGCCAGCGGGGAGGCAGAGCGACACCGGCGCTGGGTCAAGGAGACCGGGTGCTACTGCACCTTCGAGACCTGCGTGCGCACCACGATGAGCTTCCAGCCGAAGTGGTACGCCCGCATGGCGAAGAACTTCGTCGAGGAGCGCGTGGCGGGTCGTCAGCGCACGTAGAGCGACATCGCGTTCACGCCCTCGTAGCCGGACGAGGACACGGCGGCGCCGGACGGGCAGACGTCCCGCGCGAGGAGCCCCGCTGAATCGACCCGCGTGTCGAGGTACACCGCCATCGGGTGGGCCTCTCCCTGCCAGTAGCTGCCCCCGAAGCTCGGGCAGGTCTCGCAGCAGCGCGCGTGGAACCAGGGCACCGCGTCGTAGTC from Pseudomonadota bacterium harbors:
- a CDS encoding radical SAM protein; amino-acid sequence: PLASYALRYAREGLQSRLITNKPLFLTVFVTARCGLNCGHCFYREELLNGDIKDELTLAEFDRMTSRLPHFPKLILTGGEPFLRPDLPEITELFYENRSRARQITIPTAGAHTDRIVGLVERVLPSRPDLILELQLSIDGVGEQHDAIRGKGAFERLMRTYHALRPIQDANAGLRLRFNYTFSRRTQDHFRQTWEYVTQELRNPYFDMVLVRRTTVDDTFWGEVDLAKYREATELLQAQELARAGDDTFRQLLAQRVRVEREIIAEHHAGRRVMSGCQAGTLTAIVSEKGDVRPCEILDTTFGNLRDVDFDFEGLWASGEAERHRRWVKETGCYCTFETCVRTTMSFQPKWYARMAKNFVEERVAGRQRT